A stretch of the Cygnus olor isolate bCygOlo1 chromosome 25, bCygOlo1.pri.v2, whole genome shotgun sequence genome encodes the following:
- the LOC121059825 gene encoding feather keratin 1-like yields the protein MSCYDQCLPCLPCGPCGPTPLANSCNEPCVRQCQDSNVFIQPSPVVVTLPGPILSSFPQNTAVGSSTSAAVGSILSSQGVPISSGGFGLSGFGSRYCSTRCLPC from the coding sequence ATGTCCTGCTATGACCAGTGCCTGCCGTGCCTGCCATGTGGACCCTGTGGCCCGACTCCACTGGCGAACAGCTGCAATGAGCCCTGTGTCAGGCAGTGCCAGGACTCCAACGTCTTCATCCAGCCTTCCCCCgtggtggtgaccctgcccggccccatcctcagctccttcccgcaGAACACCGCCGTGGGATCCTCCACCTCCGCTGCTgttggcagcatcctcagctctCAGGGAGTGCCCATCTCCTCCGGAGGCTTTGGCCTCTCCGGCTTCGGCAGCCGCTACTGCAGCACAAGGTGCCTCCCCTGCTAA
- the LOC121059841 gene encoding feather keratin 1-like yields MSCYNQCLPCLPCGPCGPTPLANSCNEPCVQQCQDSNVFIQPSPVVVTLPGPILSSFPQNTAVGSSTSAAVGSILSSEGVPISSGGFGLSGFASRYCGRRCLPC; encoded by the coding sequence ATGTCCTGCTACAACCAGTGCCTGCCATGCCTGCCATGTGGACCCTGTGGCCCGACCCCGCTGGCCAACAGCTGCAATGAGCCCTGTGTCCAGCAGTGCCAGGACTCCAACGTCTTCATCCAGCCCTCTCCCgtggtggtgaccctgcccggccccatcctcagctccttcccgcaGAACACCGCCGTGGGATcctccacctctgctgctgttggcagcatcctcagctcCGAGGGAGTGCCCATCTCCTCTGGGGGCTTTGGCCTCTCCGGCTTTGCCAGCCGCTACTGCGGCAGGAGGTGCCTCCCCTGCTAA
- the LOC121059824 gene encoding feather keratin 1-like: MSCYNQCLPCLPCGPCGPTPLANSCNEPCVQQCQDSNVFIQPSPVVVTLPGPILSSFPQNTAVGSSTSAAVGSILSSQGVPISSGGFGLSGFGSRYSSTRCLPC, translated from the coding sequence ATGTCCTGCTACAACCAGTGCCTGCCATGCCTGCCATGTGGACCCTGTGGCCCCACCCCGCTGGCCAACAGCTGCAATGAGCCCTGTGTCCAGCAGTGCCAGGACTCCAACGTCTTCATCCAGCCTTCTCCCgtggtggtgaccctgcccggccccatcctcagctccttcccgcaGAACACCGCCGTGGGATCCTCCACCTCTGCTGCCGTTGGCAGTATCCTCAGCTCTCAGGGAGTGCCCATCTCCTCCGGAGGCTTTGGCCTCTCCGGCTTCGGCAGCCGCTACAGCAGCACAAGGTGCCTCCCCTGCTAA
- the LOC121059826 gene encoding feather keratin 1-like, with the protein MSYYNQCLPSLPCGPCGPTPLANSCNEPCVRQCQDSNVFIQPSPVVVTLPGPILSSFPQNTAVGSSTSAAVGSILSSQGVPISSGGFGLSGFGSRYCGTRCLPC; encoded by the coding sequence ATGTCCTACTACAACCAGTGCCTGCCGTCTCTGCCGTGTGGACCCTGTGGCCCGACCCCACTGGCGAACAGCTGCAATGAGCCCTGTGTCAGGCAGTGCCAGGACTCCAACGTCTTCATCCAGCCCTCTCCCgtggtggtgaccctgcccggccccatcctcagctccttcccacagAACACCGCCGTGGGATCCTCCACCTCCGCTGCTgttggcagcatcctcagctctCAGGGAGTGCCCATCTCCTCCGGAGGCTTTGGCCTCTCTGGCTTCGGCAGCCGCTACTGCGGCACAAGGTGCCTCCCCTGCTAA